Genomic window (Rosa chinensis cultivar Old Blush chromosome 6, RchiOBHm-V2, whole genome shotgun sequence):
ttacatctctgACAAGACTTATTACaaatataaggacaaatgattAAAAATGTTGTAATAAATGTCCTGTCTgtgcagggccggccctgagttTTTAGGGGCTCAAGGCGAAAAACAAAAATGGGGCTCCCCAACTTAAAATATATTCACAATTTTTTCTCGCTTTAAAAGTAAGTTGGTAAGTTTAAACAATATACAATTACTAGTAACACAGCAATATAGCAATCCCAATATCATTTGCCAAAATACTATATTAGTTCAAgtaaagaactcaaaattacaaaaatcaATATTGTTATTACTGAAAAATTACCCTTCTTGCATTCTTAGCCGCAAAAGTTTCAACTAAGCTTGAATATTCAAGCTTTTCAACTAAATCTTTTTCAATCAATAACATTGCTAAACCATTCAGTCTTTCCTATGACATAGTTGATCGAAGATAAGATTTGATCAACTTCAATTTTGAAAAGCTTCTCTCAGCAGAGGCAACAGTAACCGGTATGGTTAACAAAATTCTGTAAGCAATCCAAGCATTTGGGTAACAACCATCCATTTGCTTCAAGTAGTTCAATACTCCAACTgccctttttgtttcttttggtatTGCTCCTTTCAAGTACCTCAACTCAGAAAATAGGTCACTTCCATTAATGTCAAAAACATCACCATCCTTCAATAAATCTTCAAGATTCATACAATAGTTCATCAAACTTTTATTATCTGTAGACTTCAACTTCTCCAACTTAAATAAAAATCCAAAGTCTTCTTCATATTTCTTAAATTGTTCAAACCTACtttgaagtgaagaaagagCTTGATCAATTATATAATAAAAGTAACCAACCTTAAATGATTCTAAAGTTGATTGTGTCACCTCTTCTTCATTGTCGCTATCATCAAAATGCTTCTTTTTTCTAATCGTTCTCTTTTCACGGAATATGGCTTCAATTTTCATCTCACTTGCAATTTTTTTAGCTATGGTCAAGGCCTCATCAAATCCAGTTTCTCTATAGTTCTGCATAAATTAAATAAGCTTTTCCAATTCTTCGATAGCAATATCAATATGCATGTCTTCAGTTAGAAGAATTTTACTGACAGTATTGATAGCAAGCAACAAATCATACCAAATAACCATGCCGAACAAGAATTCAAAATTCTCCATTTCATATGTTGCCATGCATTCGGCATCAGACCTCGTTTTGGAATCATCACCATTTTTTGCCAAGTAAGCTAACGCATCTCTTATTTGGGGAGCTTGGTATCTAAATGCTTTTACACTTTCAACACGACTTTCCCATCGagtttcagacaatggtttaaGAGTGAGACCTTCCACATGATCCCTGAAAACTTGCCACAGCTTTGTAGAAGATGAGAAGAATGAATATATTCGTTGTACCACTCCAAAAAAATAATCAGCCTTAGGAGTACAATTAGCCATATCACAAATTGCAAGATTCAAACTATGACAACCACAAGGCGTATATAATGCTCTAGGATTTACCTCAAGAAGTCTCTTCTGCACACCCTTGTGTTTTCCTCTCATATTAGAGCCATTGTCATATCCCTGTCCTCGTATATCACCAATATCAAGTGTAAGAGTGTTCAGTGCATTTACAAGCTCATTAAATAGTCCAAGCCCCGATGTATCATCCACCTTTAAAAATTCCAAAAAGAATTCTCTTACCACAATCGGACTTGCTGTAATATCAACATAACGGACAACAAGAGACATTTGTTCCTTATGACTTGCATCTGGAGTGCAATCAAGAATAACTGAAAAGTACTTTGCTTCTTTGATCGTTGCAATGATGGAAGTTTTTACCTCATTTGCTAATAGCTGAATCATTTCATTTTGGATCTTGTGACTCAAGTAGTGGTAAtgagtttctttttttaaaatacGCCAAACATGTTCTTGCATCACCGGATCAAATTCAGCAATCATCTCAATCACTTGTAAGAAAATCCCATTGTTCTCCTCATACACTTTCTCATTATCCCCACGAAATGCCAAATTATTTTTCGAAAGTCTTTTCACAACAGTTAGGATTCTCAAGAGTACCTGTCTCCAAtgttctctctccttctttaTTTGTTCTTCCACAGCTTGATCAATTGTTGCATTCTTTTTCAATCTTGTTTCCAGCTCAATCCAACTAGTAAAGCAACTGATGTGTTGACTATTTCTTTCATGGCTTGCAAGCCTTGCACTCATATTTTTCCAATCATTCAATCCTTCATTAGCAAATTGACCCAATAAAGTCTTGTTGTGGTCTTGCTTGAACAATTTACAACAAAAGCAAAATACCTTGTCTAACGAAACTGAGTAAATCAACCACCTCATGTTCTTCTTTTCACCATTAGGAAAGACACGAAAATAATGTGTGGGACTGAAATGTCTCCCCAAGTCATCAACCGGAAAGGTAAGATCATTCTCTCTTTTAGGACCTCTTTCAACTAAAAAATCTCTGACATTTTGTTTAATCTTATCCCAATTTCCTGGATCATCAACGTCAAATGGAAAGTCAAATTCTGCACTTGAATCTTTGTTTTGATCATCTTCAACAATGATATTTTCTTCCTCATTCACTGgaagatttggttcgtccatacCACCACTATCATTTATAGGAATATCACCATTTTCATTGGCATTAAGACCTTGACTTGATTCTGCACTCTCATTTTCATTCATTAACTGATCATGTTCTTCAACATCcttctcattctcattctcacATATTTTTGGATCAGCTGAAGTCTGTGCTTGTTTATTATTTGTGTTGAAGTACTTACTAAGAGATCCGGCTTGAAGCTTAACTAATGCATCTCTCTTttgcttctcttttcttttttgagcaCCAGAAGGATATTTTCTAATTGGAGCCATAATATTATAACCTGCAAAAGACAAAAATTTAGCTCACTCAACAAAAATATTCGTCTGCACAGTAAACAAACTATTTTGGTCCCCCAAAAAGCTTCAAAAtttagcatatatatatatatatataatgactaAAATATGATGACTATAACAAAGAAGGCTGATCATATATTCATGATATATGTAAAATAAGAAGAGTGCTAGATTTGTCTTCTGTGcataccaaagaaaaaaaaaaaaggaatcaagGATGCACTACGGCACTAGTACCAGTTACCCATTCCattaacaattaacaaagaatCAAGGATGCATTTATATCATATTTCATAATTAGTTATGATCTTCAGTCGAATCAAACAAGggaaaaaagtaaagaaaacagaCTCAAAAAACTTAATCATTGATTCATTGAAAAGTTGGATTTGCAAAGAATGATTAGACTTACCCAACGAAATTTCGGTGCTGGTCTGAGACTCTGAGTAGTCTCAAAAATCCTTCTTGCCAAATGTCAATTGCCCCAATTCCCAAATCTGCTAGAAATTCAGAAAATCAATAAAACAACAACTaacagaagaagaacaagaaaatcaaaattCTAATTGCAGATGATGATGATTATTGGCTACCGGGCGACGATGaatcgatgatgatgatgaattacCTGTTACTCTGTTAGGTTAGAGATGTGAGAAATTGGGATTATGGAGAAGTGAGGGGGAAGAACGAGACGACGAGTAGCTGCGTCTAAGAAGAAGTGAACAACAATATATCTATAGATGtctccagtttttttttttttttttacatatatatatatatatatatatatatataacttgatTTAATTTTGGGGGCCCATGAAGTTTGGGGGCTATAAGCACAAGCCTGCTGGGCCTATAcccagggccggccctgtgtCTGTGGTAATTACAAGTCTAAGACAACATTTACCAATTTATGAACCATTTTATAAAACTGACGACGATTGTGTTGTACAAGcggtaaatcttcatatttataCCAAATAGAGCATGTGTCCTCATTCACATAATATAGTTCTCGATTGTGTAACTGGGGTAAACATTTTGGTATTTACTCCATTTAGGATAATATTTACTGGTATATAGACAATATTACAAATTGATGATAAATGTGTTGTTAAAttggtaatattttttttttaaattgccaTGTGTAAAAATTTGAATGGGTAACCTGATGACCAATTCATCATGTTACCATTATATTAAAttgttatatattaaaaaaataaaaataaaaggtaTGGGATACGGGAGGGTATTGTAGCCTGATGTCCTTAATTTCTTCATAAAGTCGAGCATTCAATGGTTGGGTGGAAATATTGTGCATACCTGACACATTCTAGTTCTGGTTATTTTTAAAGCGAAAGCAAAGTGAACCTAACAGTGCCCCTAAACgaggaaaataaagaaatgccgacttttcttcattttcttattttcttttggttttatgAAAAATTGCTAACTTGTACATTTTGTGAAAATGATGCATTTGATTGAGATGTAATATAACATTAATCATTTAGGAAACGTGTTGTATCTATATTTGAAATTAAGAAAGCAAATGTTTTCTGGGTCGTCAATcctcataaaaaaaatacatatcAATTTCTTGCAGCAGTATTTAGCTATTTCGTTTCAACATTAGTTTGCATTGTCCTCATCCAAATGGTTAAGTGCCCCTGGGTTTCTAGATTCATGAGTCATATGTTTTGACTTGCATATGTATATGGTTTAATTAGAATATTACAACACTACCAAGAAAAATGACTGGGAAAAATTTAAAAGAGGATATGTTTTGACTAATTGACTTGCATACATATATGGTTTAGAATATTAGAACACCAACAAGAAAAATGATTGGGAATTGAAAGAGATAGGTGCTGATGAAACTAACAAAGCAAACACAGAAGCTCAAACAGAGAATATGAGACAATTCAAAGAATGTCATGGACTAATAATGTCACAGATCGCCTGATGCATACATGAGTATAATAATCCCGTACATTGATACTGTAATGAATTGACCAGAAGgcttatatataaatatgtgcGTGTCTGTGTGTGTATAATATCCAGAAGACATGCAGGAGTTGACAAAATTAGCCAGATCGATTGTTAATTATTGCAAGAATaagatcagaaaagaaaaagatataaaTTATAAACTGATTCGAAAAGATGTAACCAACAAGATCGAAGATCGAAAGACTGAAACATGATGTCGTCTAGTACTAATTAATATTGCAACTATGGATTAAGCAAGTCTCATTCTCATCTGTTAGGTAGTTAAATTGTTAATTTGCTAGCTGAAGCTCGTTTTGTCGGAAATGTTAGATTcaatatgaaacataaacatataactCAAGTATACTATCTCAAATGTTAGATCAATGTtatgaaataaaatcataaaactaaCTTGGTGGATTGCTGCCGTTATCCATCTAGTGATCTGCTGCCATTATCTATCTGATCTTCTCCTAGATACACACCGTATCTCTCTTTATTGCTTGATGGGACAAACTCAATGAGAGTGTTTTATGTTCTAGCAGGGATCAAATACAAATTCCTCTTTATTTATAAAGCTGTTCAACACAGTAGTTACatggcagttccttccatcaaggaactgtCAAAATAACTTCCTAATAGATTTGTCTGAATAACCAcacatttgaatttgaaattctttaaCAGATATTCTAATATATAAACTTAATTCGATTACTTAATAAGTTTATATATCTTGGTTAATGTATTtacatttgaattcaaaatagcTCATTTACATTAACTGATGCATACAACATATAATAGCTAGTTCATATCTATTGTTGTGCAATCGGtatgatcttacaatctcccactgaactagATATTGTATGATGTATATATACCATGTAAATAACCTATTTCTTAATTGTGCACTTGAATTCAAAAATACTATCTGTTTTACAAAACCCTGTCAATTAAGATTTACTAAGCTGAATCATAGAAGAGAATGACAAATTAGCAAGTTGCCAGTCTTTTATAATCACATCATAGTAATCAAAATTACATGGATTACCTCAAGTGTGATCATGCTTGTTATGTAATAATCGACTTTCACAAGCATTAGTGATCCTGATGGAGTTATTCAAACTGCATATTTGCTTATGTGAAATCAGCAACGTCTAAATGTATATACATGCTAAATTATGCAGTACTATATTTGAATAAaacaatttcattcaaaattatatgaatgaACTTGATAATGACTGATATGATTAATAACAATGCATTACTAAATAGTTGCAATACATACTAGTAACTTAGTGAAATACATAACTAACCATCAATACTGCCTAAAACTCCCATATTTTCCACATGTCTGATGAACACAGAAACTGGCAATGCTTTGGTCAATGGATCTGCAAGTTGGTCTTTTGTACCTATTTTGGTCACCTCTACTTCATTGTCTCTCATACTTTCTCTCACAGAGAAATACTTAACATCAATGTTTCTAGATCTAGAAGTCCTTTTGTTGTTCTTTGAAAAGAACACAGCAGTTGCATTGTCACAGTAAATGGTCAATGGCCTTTCAATTGAATCCACCACTTTCATTCttgaaataaaatttctcaaccacaaaGCATGTGCAATAGCTTCAAATATTACAATGCATTCTACTTGAAAGGTTGAAGTAGCAGTTAATGATTGCTTATTAGTCTTCCATGAGATAACTCCGCCAGCAAACATGAAAATATATCCAGATGTTGATTTCAAGTCATCCAAGTCTTGTTTGTATGAAGCATCTGTATAACATTCCACTTTCAATTCTTGATCTTCAATCCTTTTGTATACCAGCATGTGATCTCTGGTAGATTTCAAATATTTCAAAACTTTCTTTCCAGCAACCCAATGTTCATGTCCAGCATTTGATTGATATCGATCTGGACAACATATTAACAACAAAACTTATATCTGGCCTGGTACAATCCTGTGCATACACGAGACTTCCAACCAATCTAGCATAAGGTACATTCTCCATGGTTTTTCTCTCTAGAACATTTTGAGGACATTGCCATTTGTGCAGCTTATCACCTTTAGAAACAGGAGCACTTCCTGATCTGCATTTTTCTAAACCAAATCTCAGCAGCAT
Coding sequences:
- the LOC121049971 gene encoding zinc finger MYM-type protein 1-like, with translation MNENESAESSQGLNANENGDIPINDSGGMDEPNLPVNEEENIIVEDDQNKDSSAEFDFPFDVDDPGNWDKIKQNVRDFLVERGPKRENDLTFPVDDLGRHFSPTHYFRVFPNGEKKNMRWLIYSVSLDKVFCFCCKLFKQDHNKTLLGQFANEGLNDWKNMSARLASHERNSQHISCFTSWIELETRLKKNATIDQAVEEQIKKEREHWRQVLLRILTVVKRLSKNNLAFRGDNEKVYEENNGIFLQVIEMIAEFDPVMQEHVWRILKKETHYHYLSHKIQNEMIQLLANEVKTSIIATIKEAKYFSVILDCTPDASHKEQMSLVVRYVDITASPIVVREFFLEFLKVDDTSGLGLFNELVNALNTLTLDIGDIRGQGYDNGSNMRGKHKGVQKRLLEVNPRALYTPCGCHSLNLAICDMANCTPKADYFFGVVQRIYSFFSSSTKLWQVFRDHVEGLTLKPLSETRWESRVESVKAFRYQAPQIRDALAYLAKNGDDSKTRSDAECMATYEMENFEFLFGMVIWYDLLLAINTNYRETGFDEALTIAKKIASEMKIEAIFREKRTIRKKKHFDDSDNEEEVTQSTLESFKVGYFYYIIDQALSSLQSRFEQFKKYEEDFGFLFKLEKLKSTDNKSLMNYCMNLEDLLKDGDVFDINGSDLFSELRYLKGAIPKETKRAVGVLNYLKQMDGCYPNAWIAYRILLTIPVTVASAERSFSKLKLIKSYLRSTMS